A section of the bacterium genome encodes:
- a CDS encoding DUF4388 domain-containing protein, translating into MTIESDCLTGTLGEFSLADIIQLINMGGKSGRLALVNGFSDEGSLYFEGGFVVHASVGSLEGEGAAQSLIALAEGTFKFTPGERPGKKTVMLAGYELLMRVAQKVDEEAFLECGGQLVLQIEESNDNLLAQSRERIKCLLQARLGQRSEQPLAAIETSGDTVEGLLAACERIERYIALFISEVEAEEAGREMREVIGLI; encoded by the coding sequence TTGACCATCGAATCAGACTGCCTGACAGGTACTCTCGGAGAGTTCTCCCTTGCGGATATAATCCAGCTCATCAACATGGGGGGCAAATCCGGCAGACTGGCCCTTGTGAACGGGTTTTCCGATGAAGGGAGCCTCTACTTTGAAGGTGGTTTTGTTGTGCATGCCAGTGTGGGCAGCCTTGAAGGGGAAGGGGCAGCTCAATCCCTCATTGCCCTTGCCGAGGGAACCTTCAAATTCACTCCCGGGGAAAGGCCAGGTAAAAAGACGGTAATGCTGGCTGGCTATGAGCTTCTGATGAGGGTCGCCCAGAAGGTTGATGAGGAGGCTTTTCTGGAATGTGGCGGACAGCTGGTGCTGCAGATCGAAGAGAGTAACGACAACCTCCTTGCCCAGTCCCGGGAGAGGATCAAGTGTTTATTGCAGGCCCGCCTTGGCCAAAGGTCTGAACAGCCTTTGGCGGCGATCGAGACCAGCGGGGACACGGTGGAAGGCCTTCTTGCGGCCTGTGAGCGGATAGAGAGGTATATTGCCTTGTTTATCAGCGAGGTTGAGGCCGAGGAAGCAGGAAGAGAAATGCGGGAGGTCATCGGGCTGATATGA
- a CDS encoding ethylbenzene dehydrogenase-related protein: protein MIRTHGHIITALVMVFLFLPVSICPAAELCLTKAQVYSMAVFTEGERAGLLEEIKKVNLNLSLTDLTREGSSIKLHLGSGDFMEILSNELYSLAVYVPPGLESAISRRSGPAFKVGRIVREEEGVRFYLGTPPKVQNRGLGGLLSTDRNVRELPPSTVNAAPPPWVSQPIEPSATPDMGQQYGKQEARNVESIDLAEKPAEMVPARRPPSKKTILAKEMIMIASQQRVIPLSERISDVGVPPPPAKKKDPASQGRVLVVTNLVGDIPVLDGFDKEEAWSTAPRMRFTVSGTGVSIETAAVTDGDRIYFLFTWPDKEPATRHQPWVWDPARDSYSRLPVLDDGIAIGWVMDGRENFGGKQGRKVHDLWVWRAGREGVGSHASDGRLFTSRTPLYMAYDTHREVGGKWVRMEFDRGRLPFEIVLPSGFSGPEVLSYAPGRPDGSASDVRGVGGWMGGKWVVEMSRALKTEHEDDLPFDRGGNYAFIVNLLQGKDLSESPASEVLTLRW from the coding sequence ATGATCCGCACTCACGGTCATATAATCACCGCACTGGTAATGGTGTTTCTCTTTCTTCCGGTGTCCATCTGCCCTGCTGCCGAGCTTTGTCTGACCAAGGCCCAGGTTTACAGCATGGCCGTATTTACTGAAGGTGAGCGGGCCGGACTCCTGGAGGAGATCAAAAAAGTGAACCTGAACCTGTCCCTCACCGATCTCACCAGGGAGGGTTCCTCCATAAAGCTGCACCTCGGCTCAGGAGATTTCATGGAGATCCTGAGCAACGAACTGTACTCTCTGGCTGTCTACGTTCCGCCGGGCCTCGAGTCTGCCATCTCTCGCCGTTCAGGGCCCGCTTTCAAGGTTGGAAGGATCGTCAGGGAAGAGGAGGGTGTACGGTTCTATCTGGGGACTCCTCCGAAAGTCCAAAACAGGGGCTTGGGAGGCCTTCTTTCCACGGATAGGAATGTAAGAGAGCTGCCGCCGTCAACGGTCAATGCCGCTCCACCGCCTTGGGTTTCACAGCCGATAGAACCGTCCGCTACTCCAGACATGGGTCAGCAATATGGGAAGCAGGAAGCTCGGAATGTCGAATCGATTGACCTTGCTGAAAAACCTGCTGAAATGGTCCCTGCCCGCCGCCCACCATCAAAAAAAACCATACTGGCTAAAGAAATGATAATGATTGCCAGCCAGCAGCGGGTAATACCCCTTTCTGAGCGGATCTCGGATGTGGGTGTCCCACCACCGCCGGCTAAAAAGAAGGATCCCGCATCACAGGGTCGTGTGCTGGTGGTGACGAACCTGGTTGGAGATATCCCTGTGCTGGACGGGTTTGATAAAGAGGAAGCGTGGTCCACGGCACCGCGTATGAGGTTCACGGTTTCCGGTACCGGGGTCAGTATCGAAACGGCAGCTGTGACCGACGGGGATCGGATATACTTTCTCTTCACCTGGCCTGACAAGGAGCCTGCGACCCGCCATCAGCCCTGGGTGTGGGATCCCGCCCGGGACAGTTACAGTCGCTTGCCTGTCCTCGATGACGGGATCGCTATCGGCTGGGTGATGGATGGGAGAGAAAACTTCGGTGGAAAGCAGGGCAGGAAGGTCCACGATCTCTGGGTGTGGCGGGCAGGCAGGGAGGGGGTTGGCAGCCATGCCTCTGATGGGAGGCTGTTTACCTCACGCACGCCTCTCTATATGGCTTACGACACCCATCGGGAGGTTGGTGGAAAGTGGGTGCGCATGGAATTTGATAGGGGTCGCCTTCCCTTTGAAATCGTGCTACCTTCTGGTTTCTCGGGTCCGGAGGTGCTTTCTTATGCACCCGGCAGACCGGATGGCAGTGCTTCCGATGTGAGGGGTGTTGGAGGCTGGATGGGGGGCAAGTGGGTCGTTGAGATGTCCCGAGCACTTAAGACTGAACATGAGGATGATCTCCCCTTCGACAGGGGGGGCAATTACGCT